One Hevea brasiliensis isolate MT/VB/25A 57/8 chromosome 6, ASM3005281v1, whole genome shotgun sequence genomic window, tatgagtgattaattttatttatagaaaaatataatatattgatttataaatttttttatactatatttcttattaatgaaatatttttatttctataaaaaatatattttttatctcttgaaatgttaaaaataaaattaatattctaataAATGATTTTTCTTCTAATAACAGTGTTGCCAAAACATAAATTATAAGAGCTATTGTCCCTTAGACAATAATTATTAgtttagaaaaattaaaatcattgaaataataaattaagcattttttttttcagtggTAAATTCTTAACCTTCACGAATATAAAAATTTTGTTAttctatttttttagaaaattttttatgcACAAACtagaaaaaattattaatagaGAAAATTCTAAATTTAAATAATGTATCTTATGAATTTTGTATTATTAGTAAAATTAAATGATATCTAcacaatattttattattttgaatctaaaaaaatataatatcttttatagttaaattataaaaatattttcaaattaaatttaactattttaAACTTAACTATGATTAATCTTTTTTCTTTTAATCATATGCATATAttcctttattttttaaaaaacaaaaatagtctttttttatttttttaattaataattaattaacagTGCAGGAGCCACTAGCCACGTGAATCGTATTTTCAGCTAATTGTACACTACGCAAACAGAAAACCAACCGGATCTCGCCACGTTTTATGTGAAAGTGCattaattacaaaattatccCGTGACGTAGAGTAGTTTAACACGTGATCTATTATGTTTTTTCTATAACCCGATAGGCCATAGCATTGTCAAAAGCGGCATATAATGGATAGAAACGTGAACGTGTGGGGCTTCGGTTTCGCCTTAATTACACTTACTTGGGTCCCACGTACCTCTGTCGGTCCTCGTCGGCTCCTAATAGCACCCCGCTCCATCCACCTAACTAACTCTGTGATTGTGAAGATAACGTTCTCCATTCGTGGCCATAATGACTTTAAAGGACACGGAGTTGCACCATAATTACGAATACACCCTCCCACCCCTATACAAATTTGAAGTTTGCTGTCCTTGTGATTATTCAATATCTCGCATGTGATTATCCAACATTCACGGTCACACAATTTCCCGTCCCTGGCCCCACAAGAGTTTTGGGTGGGGCGGGACGAGTGGGGAATTTTGTTTTATATTTTGttagtatataatataaatttatttattaaaaaataaaatataattaaaaatataaaatttaaatattattttaataatatatattttttaataaaaaataaattatatctaATATAAGTTCGAACTCACATGAGAACGAgtctaataattattatattagatatttatattaagatatgtgtaaaattaattaaagtatatatatataatgtataaatctatatataaaaattttatttaacggTTGATAAATGAGTATGAGTTATCTATAATCATtctcaaaaaaaattaatatattattgtgTGAGATGAGTTACGAATCTTATGACAGTGTAAAAAATTTTCTTATTCCTTCTCCGCACAAATGgggttaaaaaaaattatcaaattcaAAGTGGGTTAGATCAAGTTTGAGAACTTTTTTCATTCATACACAATTTAACTTAATAATGCCATCTTGATTTTGTGAAGATAAAAGTTTAATTCATCTAATAATTAAGTTTTAATTCAATaatactaaaattattttataggctataaaaattttgattttgagTCTCAATTAAAACAATTCAATTTATAAAATACCTAGAACTGAAATTTAAATGTtagattattattaaatttattaatatttatcttgtttaaatttataattcaattaatttaatttatttataaattttattaatcgaATTCTTTTatagaattaaaaataaatataagaatTCTAATATATCCTACTCAATGTTATATATCATAAATATACTCCGTATGCATACAGAATATGTCCAAATTGGTAAATTAAgtagaatttaaaaatttaatacaatattacaataagtctctaaataaaaaatttagagcCAAAGATAATATAGGAATCACCATTTTAAAAATAATAGTCTTTTAGTTCTCATATAGTATAATATTGAATAAttcaattattatatataaagtacataaaaataaatatagaacaacactttcaatttcataattttatattcttttatttttttatcctttaatgttgttttaaattaatgaatattttattttaatattaaactatgtttgtttattaaaaaataatttatatataaaaatattattattaaaatattttttattatttaattatataattaaattaataatatatattaatattttaaattttaaaagtatcattaaaatttgaaaaataatttactcTTTTAAAAAGgtaaataatttttctaaaatatatttatggtcaaatttttaaaataaaaatttaattaaattgggtTGAGATACTTATGATCACATGTCATTTGATCACGTGTCACATGTGATAtacaacaaaagaaaagaaaataatttttcaatatatatatgaTGGGAATAAAATGGAAGGCTAATATTGTAATTGAGTGCAAATACAGGAGCAATTTCAGAGAAAGTTCTCAGTGAGGTTCCATCTTGACCTGTTCCCGGAAACCGTAACCTTACGCGCACTGTTGTTCTCATCCTTTGCTTTTCATTGAAATGCAAATAAAACGTGCTCCAAACAAATTTATTAAAGTACACGAAGATAAACGAAACGGCTAGTCTGCTACAGCTCGTGGACTAATCAGGTTCAAAGAACATGCTCTAAAGAACCCAACTCCCTCATATATATTCTTCCCTGTCCTAAGCTAACAGCCACCATCCATTCTTTCTTCATTTCCATTCCCAAGAAAACTTCACTGAAATCAACTTTCTCATCAACAAAATTACGTATACTTTACAGTTCTCTCAAGATCTGTGAGAAAAATAATTCTGAGCGATATGGCGAACTTGGTCCAGAATAAGTCATCCGGCAAGGCAGCACCGGAGAAATCTAATTTTGCTCAGACATGCAATCTTCTGAGCCAGTATTTGAAGGAAAGAGGAAGCTTTAGAGATCTTAGCCTCGGAATTAATGGAAAGCTTGAAGCTAAAGGTATaccatttctttctttctttctttacagtCTTATCCTCTTAGAATATTTTCTGGGCTTCTTTTAATTATTTGCTCTGGGAATACTTGATTATTAACTAGTCTTTTTTGTGGGTGTTGAAAATAAAATCTACCATTAATATTCATTTCTTGAAACTGCTTTAAAAACTAATATAATTAGCTAGATTAATTCATATATGTAGAAATAAAGTATGGGGGTTTTCTGTTTGAGGTTAAATAAGAATTTGTTTGGCAAAAACGTTTCAGGTCCTGAAGCATATATGCCACCGGCAACAACACTGAATCTACTGTCTAACATTGAAAATTCTGCTGAGACTTTAAGACAAAACTCTGTGCCATCTGCAAATATAAAACCCATGGATTTTTTCCCACAATTTGTGGGTTTTGCTTCTCCAAATCCTATCGAGGAGGACTCCATTGCTAACAAGCCTGCAGATTTGAGGTGTGTATTAGCTCTTTtgtttttctataaattttcaatattttaagaaaaaaaaatcatggaTATCTATTTACTTCTACATGCACACCAATGGAAAACTTGTcatttattatgaattaaaaaaatatatatttatatatatattaaaatttttaattttataaatgaaTTCCATTATAGTAAAATTTCCCCGCAGATTTGCAATGGGTGAAATTACTTAAAACACCTTCTATCTCGTCGTGTTCGTAGTGTTAATGATATGAATTGACAGAAATAAATACATGCACGTGTCACAGTGCGTTTAGATTGAATTCTCAgagagaaattaaaaaataataataataataaaaataaattgaaattgttAGAGTCTGGGTCTCAGAATCCCAAAAAATTTAGTCAAGAAAATGAACCAGAAAATCTAGTCCACACGAGTCTTGACTTTGTTTTTAATGGTATCAGGAAATCCTCCAGAGAAGAACCTGGAACTGCCCAACTGACAATATTTTACGCGGGCCAGGTGATAGTTTATGACGATTTTCCTGCTGATAAGGCTAAGGAGATCATGGCTTTAGCAAGCAAAGGAACCTCCAATTCTAAAAACGGCTTTACTACGACTGCTTCTACTTCTGCCATGGATAAAACTAATTCCATTGCCTCCAATAATAATGCTCGAGAAGGACTTCGATTGCAAACTCAGGCTAATGGTTCAGGTTGATATTTCTATACCCTGctctaaatatatataaatttaacattACTTGTTCATTAAATTAGATTTCAGTGTGATATTGCAGTCGTCTCTAGTCTGTAAGGTCTTGGaactgtataatttttttttcctttgtaaTGACTTTTTTTTCTTGTTCTTGTGTTCTTGCAGATTTGCCAATTGCTAGAAGAGCTTCACTGCATCGGTTCTTTGAGAAGAGGAAAGATAGGGTAGCATCAAAGGCACCATATCAATTAAACAACCCCTCATCACCTGCTCGTCCTAGACCAGATGAAGAAAGCAATCCCATTATTATTGACCTAGAAGTAGAAGGCCAATCATCGAAACAGCTTGAGCTTAAATTATAGTTGATTTGTTCATGATCACCATACAACTTGGGATGTTGTAGTGAACTTGAAAAAATCCTAGCTGTTACCCTTCTTTAATTTACTCGTATAGAATTTTGTGAAGTAATTAACTTCTTGTGTTAATTAAGTTAATCCATATACTGAAGAATTTTGTGGTAATTTTTAATTATCCAAATCAtgattttgtaatatatataataattttattaggaaaaatatttaataatatatttttttaattggtgAAGAATACATGCATATACatcaataaattatattaattaataatttgtaGGTCCACCAGCAACATAATCAAGCGAACAATGAGGCTATACCTAGGCTAAAGGCAATATATATAGGCATGTGACATGTTTAATTAAGCAATGTCATATTCAAGTGGTCATTATCATTTTTAGCATTCAGAGGGGAAATGATTAATTCTTCTTTCTTGATCCAATGTACTTGTAAATAGTAAAGCCACATGTAATGATTTGATAGATTTAAACAGTGCAATTGCACTGCAATTTCTATGCTTCTTAATTGCAAATTGATTGACAATTGCATTTCAAGGGCCCTCTGGGCGTCAAGAACACATAAAGCTCCTAGCTGATTTGGCAGATCCAAGAGCCAATACTGATTCTAAAAACCAAGCTCAGCAACACAATGGGCAGGTGCATTGGCACCTCTGTTAACATGATAAAACTGAATAGAATGACAATGGGAGCGAAGGTCTCTAATTAACCAATCGGACAGCAGCATTGATCTTCCAGGATATGGAATCCTGAGCAGCATTATTAAGAGAAGGAATGTCTATCTGCAAGTCTGATTCAACGGTGGCCGAAGCAAACCCCAAGATTGAGCTAAATGCACTGCCTCCAGAACTGCTTTGGCTTCTCCCATTAAAGGAGAGGAATATACAGATTATTTTCAGTAATATTAGCTTTGTTATTTTAATAGCTGTCAATTATTTTATTAacgattaaatattaattattagtaattaattatttatatattaatatgaaGCAGAAGTGttcgataaaaataattattaaattaataattaaatataaaaataattgtaTCATCTCATTGATTAGATTAAAATACTATCTCAACCTTCAAGAGGGACAAATTTTTCTTGAATCACTCATTAAATATTTAAACAGTATTATAAAATGTCATCAAACAGTATAAATAAgagatataatattttaattataattaaaatattaaatattattttacaaGCTGTTGCTGGATAGTGCCAATTCATATAATTAAGTTTATAGTTCGTCTCTCCCTCCTCTAATATATTCATACAAAGAAGTGGAAAAAATTTCTCTCTATAGTGAATTAATactaaaatcaaaattttaattaaaaactatgcaatttgattttatattattaattttaaaaattaaaaataaccaaatccaatttcatGTACTTAAAAATTATCACGATTTTATTGAACAGTGCCATATTTTGTCTCTAACCTTGGGTGTGTATttgcatattaaaaaaaaaaaaaaagatagagcAGGCCTGGTTTTGCAACTGGCCAGGAAACGGAGCCTACTGCCAGGCAGTTGTGCGCATTTTTTTGCCCATTGGCCTCAGACACATATCCATCCCTTCCAGCCCTTAGGTCCAAGCAAAACATGGGTTTTAAAACTACATTCGaacccaattaaaaaaaaaaaaaaattctgtgaGTGACTCCTGCTTGGTTGATTTGAGAACGCCAAACCCAAAAATGGGTTATGTTGCtctctaatgataatgcctgGGACAGTGTCACAATTAATCCTGGATTGCTATAGCCTAGCCCAAATTAGGCCCAGGGGATCCAAGAATTACAttaattcattataattatacTGATGATAGGTTGGATTAGcccttttttttaataattttttttaaaagaaaaaatttccTCATCCCTACTCTCAACTTTCACAAATTCAAAGAAGGCACATAAGCACTTTACaagaaagttaaaaaaaaaagggcaaaaaGGCCTGCTCTCTAAGTTATGCGTTTGGTGGTGCCAAAATTTGTACAATATGTTTGTGTTTTCTGTTACTTGAATGTACACGTGTGTTTGTGGGGAAAAATTTAAAGTGAGTTTGTTTATCAGTGTAAGCTTATAAAAATtagtatattttaataaaataatatacttTCTACTCAATTCGAATATGTGTATATTTATCTTcgacaaaaaaaaaatctaataaaatgagatttcaatgattttagattaattttcatattttaaaaatgaCTTTTTAAGCAATTTTAAAAGTAACACTTTCACATAAAATTGtaaaaaatgattttattttatgttgataaaaaaaaccaaaatttttaaaaataactaataTCAATTTCTATTAGAGTTTTAACATTTAAAATGTTATATATTGAGGCTTAAATAatgttatataaaaattaatgaaaaattgtgaaaatcCTTTAAATACTTTATTTTAAAAGTTAGTCCTTCAATTGAGACTTGCCACAAtgctatataatttttaattattccccaaaaaacaaaataattaaacttagcgCCCTCCATCACCCAATAACATCTCGCCACGAAGCTACTGCTTTTTTACCCATGCGAGCACAATGGCAAGCAATCTGCGTCAGTGACAGCTCTTTACATTTTATTGgatgcttcattaaactttcgAAGAAGAACTGTGAGGTTATCATCCTCTCATTGGAGAAATAAAATCCAAGTATAAATACTTAACTTGGAGGCGctcgtttctctctctctctctctctcactccttCAGAGGGGCGTCTCTACCCGTCTCGTTCTTTCATTTTCGCTTTTTTCTCCCTTTGAGGCCCCATTTACTTCGAAccctaaaaaataaaagaagagagaaaggaaagcacCAACTTTTCTCGGGAAACAAACACACAGATTTCCCTTTCTACAACACAAAAAAATGCAGCACCAGAGGCTTAAACAGCAGCAACAAGCTCTGATGCAACAAGCTCTTCTTCAACAACAGTCTCTCTACCACCCTGGCCTTCTCGCTCCTCCTCAGGTTATTTCTATCTCTTTTGTATTCCGCAATTTCTCTGCTTCTCGAATCATCTATAGGATTGCGTTTCTGTCTTTGAATATTTTGTTacttgattttgattgttttcgaggtttttttttctctttgtttGATTGGGTTGTTCGAGATAGGGTTAGGTTTTGGTAGCTAAGAGGTTTGATTGTTTGTGATTTCTGTACCATTTACGTTTTTGAATTCCTCGGTTTATGGATGTTATTGCTGTCTTCATTGTAATGTTAGGGTTTTAAATTTGGTAtagttatttacttttttttttctaaacacccccccccccccctcttacccatctctctctctctctttgtatGGGGGTATTGTTGCAAATGAATGGGAAGTTAACCTTGCTGTGTTATGCTATGTGCTAGTTGGGCTTTGCTATATGGTGACATTGTTGAGCTGCTAAATTGGTTTTAATTTAGTTCACTTCTTTTATATTCCTGTAGATATGCAGAAATGATAGGACTTTGTTGTTTGATGAAGATCAAATTTTTGCTTTTTTCCTAGATTACTTAAATTAGTACTCTACTAGTCTTTGATTTGCTTCTTGATCGTCActaaattttagttattttggcTCAATTTGTTAGACGTTGTTGTGGTGTCCTTTGTCTTTCCAGGCTTGTCAAAATACTTTCAAGCAAGTTCAGTCCAAGTCAAAATGAAATAATGGCTGGTGTAGACTCCATTATTACATTGAGCCATGTTTATTAATTAGGCTTGAATACTTCAACATTATTTGAGTTGCACAATCAGTTTGAATATCACTAGTTTTTCATGTTCCTCTCAAAAAAAATCCAAATCTTGGCTCCTTTTTTCTTTACATCCATGGTACTTGCAACATGCAATATTCTTTGTAGGCTGTCTGATAACATGGGAAGTGTATAGTTTCTGTCACCATTAACATGATGAAATCAAACTAACCCTTGTTTTGTCGTTTTAATAAACTTAAAGAGAATGTCACAATTTTCATTCTAATGTTATATGCTGTAAACAACTAAAAAAGTTGGATTTTTAGCTTTGCCTTCTGGAACTTCTTTAAGAAAAGCACAAGAAACTGTGATTAATTTGTGTTGGGTTAAAGATCTGAAGCTTTGAGTTCCATCTAGGAAATCAATGGgagtttctttttgaattttgtgCTCTTAACTTGACCAATGAATTTAACAGTATACCAGTAAAAAAAAGGGGATAGTGGAGTATAATTGATGACGACTTAAATATTGATTTTGTTTGTATGTTTTCTATCTAGTTATGAGTCACTCAggccataatttggatttgttaaGAGAACCGTGTTGTCTTATTCTTTTAGGTTTGATTAACATGCATAATTTTCTGTGGATCTGTGGGAtttcttttcttgtcttttcttttcttttttttttttttttaatgtttgcaATGTAGTCATAATACCTCATGAACTTTTCTTTTGGGTTAAAATGCTTCAGATTTGGGTAGATTAAGGAggggatttttcttgtatttaattcatttttttattttcttttcgtttttacatttttattttgcaGATTGAGCCAATTCCCAGTGGAAATCTGCCTCCTGGTTTTGATCCAAGCACTTGCCGCAGTGTGTGAGTGTTTGCCTGaaatttttccttttcctttttatttttttaaaattttgtttcttTTTGTTTCTTTGTATTCTTACCATCTCATCCACATGCTTATACAACTGCTTATGTCGCTTCTACTTTTCTTATCTATGAAGCAGTGGTGCTTTTCTTCACCAACTTGGTTGTTTGTAATGGTTGCCATTGTGTAGTGTTAGTAGTTAATACTCTCTACCTGTACTTGTTTTTCAACAATACCTCAAACTACATGAAAATGTGATAGCTACTTGTGTGTTTTCTCTTGTTTTTGATAATTGACAAAGGTcacttataatttcatttattttcttttttttcttttttttaaaaacttctagtttctttatttttgaaaaaatgCAGCTATGTGGGAAATATCCATACACAGGTAACTGAACCACTTCTCCAAGAAGTTTTTGCAAGTACTGGTCCTGTTGAAGGCTGTAAGCTTATTAGAAAGGAAAAGGTATGGCTTCAATTGCCTAAATATGGTTGACCTTTTATATACTCTCCTCCTTAATTGTTATGCATTGATATGAAAGATTTAATTTGCCATTTTTACAATCCAGCTCTTTGCAATGTTTTTGACATCTCCTTTGTATCTGTTTATGCAGTCATCCTATGGATTTGTCCACTACTTTGATCGCAGATCAGCTGCTCTTGCTATATTATCTCTTAATGGAAGGCATCTGTATGTAGCTAGCTCTCAATTTTCTGTTGGTTTGCTCTACTACTACTGGTCTGCTGTTACTTTATTTTATCCTTATTTGTTATTTTGTGATTTGCAGATTTGGGCAGCCTATCAAAGTTAATTGGGCATATGCTAGTAGTCAGCGGGAAGATACATCAGGTTGGTTCTTGGTTGACTTTGAAATTTTCATACTTAATCAATATATGTAATTTTGGTTGTTTATAATCTTGTACTTGTTTATGATGTACAGGTCATTACAACATTTTTGTTGGAGATCTTAGTCCTGAGGTTACTGATGCAACCCTTTTTGCCTGCTTTTCAGTTTATGCCAGTTGTTCGTAAGTCTTTTCCCTCCCTTCGATATTTGTGTGCTTGATGGGCTAATTTAGCATTTTGAATTTATGAAGTtctgaaaaaaatattatatgattCTAATTGGTGTTCAAAGTGGAGGACCATCCCTGACTTTGTGCTGGTTCCAGAGATGCAAGGGTTATGTGGGATCAGAAGACTGGGCGTTCAAGAGGTTTTGGGTTTGTCTCTTTCCGGAATCAACAGGTGGTGTTTTCATAATGAGTGTTTCTTCTCTATATTAAATTAGGCCTTATCATGACACTAACAATTGTAATTTCTATTCAGGAAGCCCAAAGTGCGATAAAT contains:
- the LOC110664722 gene encoding oligouridylate-binding protein 1B isoform X2 translates to MQHQRLKQQQQALMQQALLQQQSLYHPGLLAPPQIEPIPSGNLPPGFDPSTCRSVYVGNIHTQVTEPLLQEVFASTGPVEGCKLIRKEKSSYGFVHYFDRRSAALAILSLNGRHLFGQPIKVNWAYASSQREDTSGHYNIFVGDLSPEVTDATLFACFSVYASCSDARVMWDQKTGRSRGFGFVSFRNQQEAQSAINDLTGKWLGSRQIRCNWATKGAGANDDKQSSDAKSVVELTNGASEEGKETANNEAPENNPQYTTVYVGNLAPDVTQLDLHRHFHSLGAGVIEEVRVQRDKGFGFVRYSTHAEAALAIQMGNTQSILCGKQVKLHLCQASQLLTF
- the LOC110664720 gene encoding protein TIFY 10A: MANLVQNKSSGKAAPEKSNFAQTCNLLSQYLKERGSFRDLSLGINGKLEAKGPEAYMPPATTLNLLSNIENSAETLRQNSVPSANIKPMDFFPQFVGFASPNPIEEDSIANKPADLRKSSREEPGTAQLTIFYAGQVIVYDDFPADKAKEIMALASKGTSNSKNGFTTTASTSAMDKTNSIASNNNAREGLRLQTQANGSDLPIARRASLHRFFEKRKDRVASKAPYQLNNPSSPARPRPDEESNPIIIDLEVEGQSSKQLELKL